One segment of Curtobacterium poinsettiae DNA contains the following:
- a CDS encoding MTAP family purine nucleoside phosphorylase, with amino-acid sequence MENDEAVTIGVIGGSGLYQLFEEGTADELDVPTPFGPTSSPISIGTMAGRRVAFLTRHGREHSVAPHRINHRANVWALRSLGVRAVVSSSAVGGLHPDYAPGTFVVTDQLIDRTWGRADTFFEDDVQHLSFADPFDPTLRRAAIDAVAGLDVPFRPTGTCVVIQGPRFSTRAESVWLRQAGGHTINMTMTPEVPLAAELGIATVNLSFVTDADAGLAPTEDEAAAAAAASSPDVDDAGAVVTHALVMERLARANEVIVRAIGRIVAAVPADFTPRELVPTSASARIMQARPTADATDDATANAGVTA; translated from the coding sequence GTGGAGAACGACGAAGCCGTGACGATCGGTGTCATCGGAGGCTCCGGCCTCTACCAGCTGTTCGAGGAGGGCACCGCCGACGAGCTCGACGTCCCGACCCCGTTCGGCCCGACGTCGAGCCCGATCAGCATCGGCACGATGGCCGGACGACGGGTCGCGTTCCTGACCCGCCACGGCCGTGAGCACTCCGTCGCCCCACACCGCATCAACCACCGTGCGAACGTCTGGGCGCTCCGTTCGCTCGGCGTCCGCGCGGTCGTGTCCTCGAGCGCCGTCGGCGGCCTGCATCCCGACTACGCCCCGGGCACCTTCGTCGTGACCGACCAGCTCATCGATCGCACCTGGGGCCGCGCCGACACGTTCTTCGAGGACGACGTGCAGCACCTGTCCTTCGCCGACCCGTTCGACCCGACGCTCCGCCGCGCGGCGATCGACGCCGTCGCCGGGCTCGACGTGCCGTTCCGTCCGACCGGCACGTGCGTCGTCATCCAGGGCCCCCGCTTCTCGACGCGCGCCGAGTCCGTCTGGCTCCGCCAGGCCGGAGGCCACACCATCAACATGACGATGACGCCCGAGGTCCCGCTCGCCGCCGAACTCGGCATCGCCACGGTCAACCTGTCGTTCGTCACCGACGCCGACGCCGGCCTGGCCCCGACCGAGGACGAGGCCGCAGCCGCTGCAGCAGCCAGCAGTCCCGACGTCGACGACGCCGGAGCCGTCGTCACCCACGCCCTCGTCATGGAACGCCTCGCCCGCGCAAACGAGGTCATCGTCCGCGCCATCGGCCGGATCGTCGCCGCCGTCCCCGCTGACTTCACCCCGCGCGAACTCGTCCCGACCAGCGCGAGCGCCCGCATCATGCAGGCCCGGCCCACCGCCGATGCCACCGACGACGCCACCGCCAACGCGGGTGTCACCGCATGA
- the glp gene encoding gephyrin-like molybdotransferase Glp, producing the protein MRTIGQHRDDLAALLAPVVAGLGAEELSLDELVGAGARVGSAHRVLAAPVASPVPLPPFDNSQMDGFAVRVAEAGQQVRVVGPVPAGVVPEPLEPGTAAPIMTGARIPTGADAVFPVEATEPGAFPAALELPWVTVPADLTAGTFVRVTGSDLPTGAELAPAGSAVTPALLGALAAAGVTTVSVRRPLRVLVVSTGSELQGADTDAATIGDANGIALRAALAQVGADPRTVRVPDDVAAFDGALDAAVGDWADLVVTTGGISAGAYEVVRQALGPRGLAVTPVAMQPGGPQAFGSVVFGDGRAVPVVSFPGNPVSALVSFEVFLRPLLAAAVGLTPDRPTQVLPAASAAGSPAGKHQIRRGRVQDGAVHFVGGPSSHLLVHYAAATHLVHVPVGVDTVEPGDPLTVWSLR; encoded by the coding sequence GTGCGAACGATCGGTCAGCACCGCGACGACCTGGCGGCGTTGCTCGCGCCGGTGGTGGCGGGCCTCGGAGCGGAAGAACTGTCGCTCGACGAGCTCGTGGGTGCGGGTGCGCGTGTCGGATCCGCGCACCGCGTGCTCGCTGCTCCCGTCGCGTCGCCCGTTCCGCTGCCGCCCTTCGACAACAGCCAGATGGACGGGTTCGCCGTGCGGGTCGCCGAGGCCGGGCAGCAGGTCCGGGTCGTCGGACCGGTGCCGGCCGGCGTGGTGCCCGAACCGCTCGAACCCGGCACCGCCGCGCCGATCATGACCGGTGCGCGGATCCCCACCGGTGCAGACGCGGTGTTCCCCGTCGAGGCGACCGAGCCCGGTGCGTTCCCGGCGGCGCTGGAGCTGCCATGGGTGACGGTGCCCGCCGACCTGACCGCGGGCACCTTCGTGCGGGTCACCGGCAGCGACCTGCCCACCGGCGCCGAGCTCGCTCCGGCCGGTTCCGCCGTCACGCCGGCGCTGCTCGGGGCCCTGGCTGCTGCGGGGGTGACGACCGTTTCGGTGCGCCGACCCCTGCGGGTCCTCGTCGTGTCGACCGGCTCGGAGCTGCAGGGCGCCGACACGGACGCGGCGACCATCGGCGACGCGAACGGCATCGCGCTGCGCGCGGCCCTGGCGCAGGTCGGTGCGGACCCGCGTACGGTCCGGGTGCCCGACGACGTTGCCGCCTTCGACGGCGCGCTCGATGCGGCCGTGGGGGACTGGGCCGACCTCGTGGTGACCACCGGGGGCATCAGTGCGGGGGCATACGAGGTCGTGCGACAGGCACTCGGACCCCGTGGGCTCGCGGTGACGCCGGTCGCGATGCAGCCCGGTGGGCCGCAGGCATTCGGCAGCGTCGTGTTCGGAGACGGTCGCGCCGTACCGGTCGTGTCCTTCCCCGGCAACCCGGTGTCGGCGCTCGTCTCGTTCGAGGTGTTCCTGCGCCCCCTGCTCGCCGCCGCCGTCGGGCTCACGCCGGACCGCCCCACGCAGGTCCTGCCGGCGGCGTCCGCTGCCGGCTCACCCGCCGGCAAGCACCAGATCCGCCGCGGCCGGGTGCAGGACGGCGCCGTGCACTTCGTCGGTGGGCCGAGCTCGCACCTGCTCGTGCACTACGCCGCCGCCACCCACCTGGTGCACGTCCCCGTCGGCGTCGACACCGTCGAACCCGGCGACCCCCTGACCGTCTGGAGCCTCCGATGA
- the moaC gene encoding cyclic pyranopterin monophosphate synthase MoaC: MTDPSASDQLSHVRADGSAHMVDVSAKDVTDRSATATATVVSRPDVVARILDGSLPKGEVVGTARIAAIMAVKKTSDLIPLCHPLPIAGVQVDITGADDRVLIEVSVRTTSRTGVEMEALTGASVAALTVYDMVKAVDRAAVITDVRVLEKHGGRSGDWSNR; the protein is encoded by the coding sequence ATGACCGACCCGTCCGCCTCCGACCAGCTGTCGCACGTCCGCGCGGACGGCAGCGCGCACATGGTCGACGTCTCCGCGAAGGACGTCACCGACCGCTCGGCGACCGCCACCGCCACCGTCGTCAGCCGCCCCGACGTCGTCGCACGCATCCTCGACGGCTCGCTGCCCAAGGGCGAGGTCGTCGGCACCGCCCGCATCGCCGCGATCATGGCGGTGAAGAAGACCTCCGACCTGATCCCGCTGTGTCACCCGCTGCCGATCGCCGGCGTGCAGGTCGACATCACCGGCGCCGACGACCGCGTGCTGATCGAGGTGTCGGTCCGCACGACCTCGCGCACGGGCGTCGAGATGGAAGCCCTGACCGGGGCGAGCGTCGCCGCCCTGACGGTGTACGACATGGTGAAGGCCGTCGACCGAGCGGCCGTGATCACGGACGTCCGCGTGCTCGAGAAGCACGGCGGACGCTCCGGGGACTGGAGCAACCGATGA
- a CDS encoding molybdenum cofactor biosynthesis protein B — translation MTAEPTRGRAAVVVVSTQAAADAALDRTGPVIADWLRELDFTVAEPVIVPDGGAITETVTAALLAGARIVITTGGTGVTPTDRTPEAVAPLIDLELPGLLEEIRRRGLVGAGPTALLSRGIAGISSGGSLIVTLPGSRGGVADGLAVLDGLVEHVLAQVHGEGHARRSAS, via the coding sequence ATGACCGCCGAGCCGACCAGGGGCCGGGCGGCCGTCGTCGTGGTGTCCACGCAGGCCGCCGCCGACGCCGCGCTCGACCGCACCGGACCCGTCATCGCCGACTGGCTGCGCGAGCTGGACTTCACCGTCGCCGAGCCCGTGATCGTCCCCGACGGCGGGGCGATCACCGAGACCGTCACCGCCGCACTGCTGGCCGGGGCCCGGATCGTCATCACGACCGGGGGCACCGGCGTCACCCCGACCGACCGGACGCCCGAGGCCGTCGCGCCCCTCATCGACCTGGAGTTACCCGGTCTCCTCGAAGAGATCCGTCGTCGCGGGCTCGTGGGCGCCGGTCCGACCGCACTGTTGAGCCGCGGCATCGCCGGCATCAGCAGCGGCGGATCCCTGATCGTCACCCTGCCCGGGTCGCGCGGCGGGGTGGCGGACGGGCTGGCCGTGCTCGACGGGCTGGTCGAACACGTGCTCGCGCAGGTGCACGGCGAGGGCCACGCCCGGCGGAGCGCGTCGTGA
- a CDS encoding molybdenum cofactor biosynthesis protein MoaE — translation MSVTEAAARVVLADVVDRDISVDEVAAVVATEQDGAVVTFAGVVRDHDGGKGVTALDYERHPSAGEVIAEVARTIAEDHPDVRIAVLHRVGALGIGDVALAAAVSSSHRAQAFAACGALVDRVKERVPIWKHQRFTDGTDEWVAAL, via the coding sequence GTGAGCGTCACCGAGGCCGCCGCACGGGTCGTGCTCGCTGACGTCGTCGACCGAGACATCAGCGTCGACGAGGTCGCAGCCGTGGTGGCCACCGAGCAGGACGGCGCCGTGGTGACCTTCGCCGGCGTCGTCCGCGACCACGACGGTGGCAAGGGCGTCACCGCGCTCGACTACGAGCGGCACCCCAGCGCCGGCGAGGTCATCGCCGAGGTCGCCCGGACCATCGCCGAGGACCACCCCGACGTCCGGATCGCCGTGCTGCACCGGGTCGGGGCGCTCGGCATCGGGGACGTCGCGCTCGCCGCAGCGGTGTCGTCGTCGCACCGTGCGCAGGCGTTCGCCGCGTGCGGTGCCCTGGTCGACCGGGTGAAGGAGCGCGTGCCGATCTGGAAGCACCAGCGGTTCACCGACGGGACGGACGAGTGGGTCGCGGCGCTGTGA
- a CDS encoding PLDc N-terminal domain-containing protein — translation MSVLLPGITVILLVFALIDILTKTDDQIRGLPKIAWVILVILVPVVGSIVWFAIGHDWAPGERNHGRYIEPTRHEDRYATLGEARSAHGTKRVTGTEQELAELEREIEYWEAQARLKRAKEAAGEGDTAPAS, via the coding sequence ATGAGCGTCTTGCTGCCCGGGATCACCGTCATCCTGTTGGTCTTCGCCCTGATCGACATCCTGACGAAGACGGATGACCAGATCCGCGGCCTGCCGAAGATCGCGTGGGTGATCCTCGTGATCCTGGTCCCCGTCGTCGGCAGCATCGTCTGGTTCGCCATCGGGCACGACTGGGCTCCGGGCGAACGGAACCACGGTCGCTACATCGAGCCCACCCGCCACGAGGACCGCTACGCCACCCTCGGCGAGGCCCGCAGCGCCCACGGCACGAAGCGCGTGACCGGCACCGAGCAGGAGCTCGCCGAGCTCGAGCGCGAGATCGAGTACTGGGAGGCGCAGGCCCGCCTGAAGCGCGCGAAGGAAGCCGCGGGCGAGGGCGACACCGCCCCCGCGAGCTGA
- a CDS encoding ABC-F family ATP-binding cassette domain-containing protein — MNRRWSSNQGGMVVVTHDRWFLDAVSTDTWEVHDGVVDPFEGGYAAYILQRVERDRQAATIEQRRQNLARKELAWLRRGAPARTSKPKFRIDAANALIDDVPPIRDTVALSRTATARLGKDVVDLLDVSVSFDGTQILDRIEWRIAPGERTGILGPNGAGKSTLLNLVSGRLQPTSGRVKTGKTVQVAVLDQQLADLQQFADDRVREVVARKKTSYVADGKEMTPSQLLERLGFTSEQLSTPVKDLSGGQKRRLQLMLILLDEPNVLILDEPTNDLDTDMLAAMEDLLDTWPGTLLVVSHDRYLLERVTDQQYAVLGGHLRHLPGGVDEYMRLREAGTGGGTASAAAAASAGRPDTVGGTGSAGAVAGSSASTSGSGSAASSLSGAERRTAEKEMSALDRKIAKVGADRKKLLDQFATHDQSDYAGLGTLQARLGELEAEVEQLEERWLEVAELLGV; from the coding sequence ATCAACCGCCGCTGGTCGTCGAACCAGGGCGGCATGGTCGTCGTGACGCACGACCGGTGGTTCCTCGACGCCGTGTCGACCGACACGTGGGAGGTCCACGACGGCGTCGTCGACCCCTTCGAGGGCGGCTACGCCGCGTACATCCTGCAGCGCGTCGAGCGTGACCGGCAGGCGGCCACGATCGAGCAGCGCCGGCAGAACCTGGCCCGCAAGGAGCTCGCGTGGCTGCGCCGCGGTGCCCCGGCCCGCACGAGCAAGCCGAAGTTCCGCATCGACGCGGCGAACGCCCTGATCGACGACGTCCCGCCCATCCGCGACACGGTCGCGCTGTCCCGGACCGCGACCGCACGCCTCGGCAAGGACGTCGTCGACCTGCTCGACGTGAGCGTCTCGTTCGACGGCACGCAGATCCTCGACCGCATCGAGTGGCGCATCGCCCCGGGGGAGCGGACCGGCATCCTCGGCCCGAACGGTGCCGGCAAGTCGACGCTCCTCAACCTGGTCTCGGGTCGGCTGCAGCCGACGAGCGGGCGGGTGAAGACCGGCAAGACCGTGCAGGTGGCGGTGCTCGACCAGCAGCTCGCCGACCTGCAGCAGTTCGCCGACGACCGCGTGCGCGAGGTCGTGGCGCGCAAGAAGACGAGCTACGTCGCCGACGGCAAGGAGATGACGCCGTCGCAGCTGCTCGAGCGGCTCGGCTTCACCTCGGAGCAGCTCTCCACGCCGGTCAAGGACCTGTCCGGTGGGCAGAAGCGGCGCCTGCAGCTCATGCTCATCCTGCTCGACGAGCCGAACGTGCTCATCCTCGACGAGCCCACCAACGACCTCGACACCGACATGCTCGCCGCCATGGAGGACCTGCTCGACACCTGGCCCGGCACCCTGCTGGTCGTCAGCCACGACCGGTACCTGCTCGAGCGCGTCACCGACCAGCAGTACGCCGTGCTCGGCGGGCACCTGCGCCACCTGCCCGGCGGCGTCGACGAGTACATGCGTCTGCGCGAGGCCGGCACCGGTGGCGGGACCGCCTCTGCGGCTGCCGCCGCATCTGCCGGGAGGCCCGACACCGTCGGCGGGACCGGCTCGGCCGGTGCCGTGGCCGGGTCCAGTGCATCGACGTCCGGTTCCGGGTCTGCCGCGTCGTCGCTGTCGGGCGCGGAGCGTCGCACGGCCGAGAAGGAGATGTCGGCGCTCGACCGGAAGATCGCGAAGGTCGGCGCGGACCGCAAGAAGCTGCTCGACCAGTTCGCGACGCACGACCAGTCCGACTACGCCGGGTTGGGGACGCTCCAGGCTCGTCTGGGGGAGCTCGAGGCGGAGGTCGAGCAGCTCGAGGAGCGCTGGCTCGAGGTCGCGGAGCTGCTCGGGGTCTGA
- a CDS encoding VOC family protein, translated as MHAITLAVADVARSAEFYRALLGVEGSGVIGTEYPATETQAGGTTAMFTLDDGLIVSVYGRDDMAKDSGVQLATAPSSTIGHFTGSQAEAEAFLERAQAAGATMPEPPYTRPWGMWSGFFQDPDGHLWEVVANPGGGAPQDATPTDSGQETVDPASVE; from the coding sequence ATGCACGCCATCACCCTCGCCGTCGCCGACGTCGCTCGATCGGCCGAGTTCTACCGCGCCCTGCTCGGCGTCGAGGGCAGCGGCGTCATCGGCACCGAATACCCCGCCACCGAGACGCAGGCCGGCGGCACCACGGCGATGTTCACTCTCGACGACGGCCTGATCGTCAGCGTCTACGGCCGGGACGACATGGCGAAGGACTCCGGCGTGCAGCTGGCCACGGCGCCGAGCAGCACGATCGGGCACTTCACGGGCAGTCAGGCCGAGGCCGAGGCGTTCCTCGAGCGAGCGCAGGCAGCGGGCGCAACGATGCCCGAACCGCCGTACACACGCCCGTGGGGCATGTGGTCCGGCTTCTTCCAGGACCCGGACGGGCACCTGTGGGAGGTCGTGGCGAACCCCGGCGGTGGGGCACCCCAGGACGCCACACCGACGGACAGCGGCCAGGAGACGGTCGACCCCGCATCGGTCGAGTAG
- a CDS encoding MarR family winged helix-turn-helix transcriptional regulator, with product MPHEDEVDRIVAAWGRERADLDFGPLEVLSRVDRLARHLDRARRTAFDASDMEPWEFDVLSALRRAGEPYELSPKTLLQQTLVSSGTMTNRVDRLAARGFVGRRTDPKDGRGILVSLTSKGRVAVDAAIADLLAAERDILSGVSADEQGQLAGLLRRLILGLGD from the coding sequence ATGCCGCATGAGGACGAGGTCGATCGCATCGTCGCGGCGTGGGGTCGTGAGCGTGCCGACCTCGACTTCGGCCCGCTCGAGGTGCTGTCCCGCGTGGACCGGCTCGCCCGACACCTGGACCGTGCCCGGCGGACGGCCTTCGACGCGAGCGACATGGAGCCGTGGGAGTTCGACGTGCTGTCCGCCCTGCGGCGAGCGGGTGAGCCGTACGAGCTGAGCCCGAAGACCCTGCTGCAGCAGACCCTGGTGTCGAGCGGCACGATGACGAACCGGGTTGATCGCCTGGCGGCCCGGGGGTTCGTGGGCCGACGGACCGACCCGAAGGACGGTCGCGGCATCCTCGTCTCGCTGACGAGCAAGGGCCGGGTGGCGGTGGACGCGGCGATCGCGGACCTGCTGGCCGCCGAGCGCGACATCCTGTCCGGGGTCTCCGCCGACGAGCAGGGCCAGTTGGCCGGGCTGCTCCGCCGACTCATCCTGGGTCTCGGGGACTGA
- a CDS encoding helix-turn-helix transcriptional regulator: MPSSSDPVAPLVTADEDEGQELGRFLAARRARIRPDDVGLPAGGRRRVPGLRREEVAMLAGVSPAYYTRLEQGDAGRVSDEVVGALSRALHLTPVEADHLFRLVNPRAEARRNTCSDPAIRPELQSLLDVLGDVPAMIVGRRSDILAWNTLGSLVFGDLARLPRSERNWARLVFLHPEYRNRFIDWHQKAADVVGQLRVDAGFHPNDPHLAALVGELAVKSPTFARLWARHEIQDRCHRLHRIDHPDVGPLELHVESFRVSGEEDKTLVTYRATPESPTDSALRQLRQLRRTTTKSVQELGGQPGDPVPAVSRSGFERQPERPGGQRR, encoded by the coding sequence ATGCCCTCCTCGTCCGATCCGGTGGCTCCGCTGGTGACCGCCGACGAGGACGAGGGACAGGAACTGGGACGGTTCCTCGCCGCGAGGCGGGCGCGGATACGGCCGGACGACGTCGGACTGCCAGCGGGTGGTCGCCGCCGGGTACCGGGACTGCGGCGCGAAGAGGTCGCCATGCTCGCCGGCGTCTCCCCGGCCTACTACACGCGGTTGGAACAGGGTGACGCCGGCCGGGTGTCCGACGAGGTCGTTGGTGCGTTGTCCCGAGCCCTGCACCTCACGCCGGTGGAGGCCGACCATCTCTTCCGCCTCGTGAACCCGCGAGCCGAAGCACGGAGGAACACCTGCAGCGATCCAGCGATCCGACCGGAACTGCAGTCGCTGCTCGACGTCCTCGGCGACGTCCCTGCGATGATCGTCGGCCGACGATCGGACATCCTGGCCTGGAACACCCTGGGGTCGCTCGTGTTCGGCGACCTCGCGCGTCTCCCCCGCTCGGAGCGCAACTGGGCGCGGCTGGTGTTCCTGCACCCGGAGTACCGGAACCGCTTCATCGACTGGCACCAGAAGGCAGCCGACGTCGTGGGACAGCTCCGGGTCGACGCCGGCTTCCACCCGAACGATCCGCACCTCGCAGCACTCGTCGGCGAACTGGCCGTCAAGAGCCCGACGTTCGCCCGGCTCTGGGCCCGACACGAGATCCAGGACCGCTGCCACCGCCTCCACCGCATCGACCACCCCGACGTCGGCCCGCTCGAACTGCACGTCGAGTCGTTCCGCGTCTCGGGGGAAGAGGACAAGACCCTCGTCACCTACCGAGCCACGCCGGAGTCGCCGACGGACTCGGCGCTGCGGCAGCTGCGGCAGCTGCGCCGAACGACCACGAAGTCCGTTCAGGAGCTCGGTGGGCAACCGGGCGATCCGGTACCAGCTGTGTCGCGCAGCGGGTTCGAGCGCCAGCCGGAGAGACCGGGAGGCCAGCGACGATGA
- a CDS encoding NAD(P)-dependent alcohol dehydrogenase has translation MPIVPAYAAAAAGAPLEPTTVELRELGAHDVLIDVRFTGLCHTDIHLTRDEWGPGTYPMVPGHEIAGTVAAVGSAVTAHQVGDRVGVGCLVDSCGECERCLAGQEQQCLRGATDTYNAIGRDGKPTYGGYAKQVVVTEAFVLRIPDALPLDVAAPLLCAGVTTYSPLKRWNAGPGKEVAVVGLGGVGHMAVKIAHAMGAEVTVLSQTLSKQEDGLRLGAAGYRATSDPAIFTELAGRFDLILSTVSAPIDLSAYLGLLHAEGTMVMVGIPDEPLPLHAFSLVAGNRALAGSMIGGIAETQEMLDFCAEHGLGAEIETVAASDINDSYTRILRSDVRYRFVLDANTI, from the coding sequence ATGCCGATCGTCCCCGCCTACGCCGCTGCAGCCGCCGGAGCCCCCTTGGAGCCGACGACGGTCGAACTCCGGGAACTCGGTGCGCACGACGTCCTCATCGACGTCCGGTTCACCGGCCTGTGCCACACCGACATCCACCTGACGCGCGACGAGTGGGGTCCGGGGACGTACCCGATGGTCCCGGGACACGAGATCGCGGGCACCGTGGCCGCCGTCGGCTCCGCGGTCACCGCGCACCAGGTCGGTGACCGTGTCGGCGTGGGGTGCCTGGTCGACTCCTGTGGCGAGTGCGAGCGTTGTCTCGCAGGCCAGGAGCAACAGTGCCTCCGGGGTGCCACCGACACGTACAACGCGATCGGCCGCGACGGGAAGCCGACGTACGGCGGGTACGCGAAGCAGGTCGTCGTCACCGAGGCCTTCGTCCTCCGCATCCCGGACGCCCTTCCGCTCGACGTCGCTGCACCGCTGCTCTGCGCGGGCGTCACCACGTACTCTCCGCTGAAACGCTGGAACGCCGGCCCCGGCAAGGAGGTCGCGGTCGTCGGGCTCGGCGGTGTCGGCCACATGGCGGTGAAGATCGCCCACGCCATGGGCGCAGAGGTCACGGTGCTGTCCCAGACGCTCAGCAAGCAGGAGGACGGGTTGCGTCTCGGTGCGGCGGGCTACCGTGCGACGTCGGACCCGGCGATCTTCACCGAGCTCGCCGGCCGTTTCGACCTCATCCTGTCGACCGTGTCCGCCCCGATCGACCTCAGCGCCTACCTCGGCCTCCTGCACGCCGAGGGGACCATGGTCATGGTCGGCATCCCCGACGAGCCGCTGCCGCTGCACGCCTTCTCCTTGGTCGCCGGCAACCGGGCACTCGCCGGTTCCATGATCGGCGGCATCGCCGAGACCCAGGAGATGCTCGACTTCTGCGCGGAGCACGGCCTCGGCGCGGAGATCGAGACGGTCGCCGCGTCGGACATCAACGACTCCTACACGCGGATACTGAGGAGCGACGTCCGGTACCGGTTCGTGCTGGACGCCAACACGATCTGA
- a CDS encoding ATP-binding cassette domain-containing protein, with amino-acid sequence MTDTPTTESVAVPVSDSSETVAGAPHLISLRDVGKHYGNVIALSDISMDVDAARVTCVLGDNGAGKSTLIKIIAGLHEHSAGTFSIMGEDRRLSSPREALDAGIAAVYQDLAVVSLMPIWRNFFLGSELRKRLGVLDVQRMKDITKHELLEIGIDLRDVDQPIGTLSGGERQCVAIARAVYFGAKALILDEPTAALGVKQSGVVLKYILRARDRGLGVIFITHNPHHAYPVGDRFLLLRRGKSIGYFEKDEITLPELTGMMAGGAELEQLAHELEQIGGQGERIEEIRAAERTD; translated from the coding sequence ATGACCGACACACCCACCACCGAATCCGTCGCAGTCCCGGTCTCCGACAGCTCCGAGACCGTCGCCGGCGCACCGCACCTGATCTCCCTGCGCGACGTCGGGAAGCACTACGGCAACGTCATCGCGCTGTCCGACATCTCGATGGACGTCGACGCAGCCCGCGTGACGTGCGTCCTCGGTGACAACGGTGCCGGCAAGTCCACGCTGATCAAGATCATCGCCGGCCTGCACGAGCACTCGGCCGGGACGTTCTCCATCATGGGTGAGGACCGGAGACTCTCCTCGCCACGCGAAGCGCTCGACGCCGGCATCGCCGCGGTCTACCAGGACCTGGCGGTCGTGTCGCTCATGCCCATCTGGCGGAACTTCTTCCTCGGCTCGGAGCTCCGGAAGCGCCTCGGAGTGCTCGACGTCCAGCGGATGAAGGACATCACGAAGCACGAACTACTCGAGATAGGCATCGACCTGCGCGACGTCGACCAGCCGATCGGCACCCTGTCGGGCGGTGAGCGTCAGTGCGTCGCCATCGCCCGGGCCGTCTACTTCGGCGCCAAGGCCCTGATACTCGACGAACCCACCGCCGCACTCGGGGTGAAGCAGTCCGGGGTCGTGCTGAAGTACATCCTCCGAGCGCGCGATCGTGGTCTCGGCGTCATCTTCATCACCCACAACCCCCACCACGCCTACCCCGTCGGCGACCGGTTCCTGCTGCTCCGACGGGGCAAGAGCATCGGCTACTTCGAGAAGGACGAGATCACCCTGCCGGAACTGACCGGCATGATGGCCGGCGGTGCCGAGCTCGAACAGCTGGCGCACGAGCTGGAGCAGATCGGCGGGCAGGGCGAACGCATCGAGGAGATCCGAGCCGCCGAGCGGACCGACTGA
- a CDS encoding ABC transporter permease: MTTATAIPAGDERIARRSPLRRALSRPEVGAVVGAIAMFVFFAIIAPVFVQADSISTVLYGSSTIGIMAVGVSLLMIGGEFDLSAGVGVISSSLTASLFSWYFATNIWVGVALGLVLSLGVGALNGWILVRTKLPSFIVTLATFLMLTGLNLAITRIIAGGVSSPDVSQLDGFAVAQQVFAADIPIGGVNVKVTVFIWVVLVAIASFILLRTRVGNWIFAVGGDENAARAVGVPVTKTKIGLFMGVGFCAWIAGMHNLFAFNVVQSGEGVGNEFLYIIAAVIGGCLLTGGYGSALGGAIGAFIFGMANKGIVYAQWNPDWFKFFLGLMLLLATIINLIVKKRAEQK; the protein is encoded by the coding sequence ATGACCACCGCAACCGCCATCCCGGCCGGCGACGAACGCATCGCCCGCCGCAGTCCACTCCGCAGAGCCCTCAGCCGTCCCGAGGTCGGTGCCGTCGTCGGGGCGATCGCGATGTTCGTGTTCTTCGCGATCATCGCTCCCGTCTTCGTGCAGGCCGACTCCATCTCCACCGTCCTGTACGGCTCGTCGACGATCGGCATCATGGCCGTCGGCGTCTCACTCCTCATGATCGGCGGGGAGTTCGACCTGTCCGCCGGTGTCGGCGTCATCTCGTCCTCGCTCACCGCGAGCCTGTTCTCCTGGTACTTCGCGACGAACATCTGGGTCGGCGTCGCGCTCGGCCTCGTCCTGTCGCTCGGCGTCGGCGCCCTGAACGGCTGGATCCTCGTCCGGACCAAGCTGCCCAGCTTCATCGTGACCCTGGCGACGTTCCTGATGCTCACCGGACTGAACCTCGCGATCACCCGCATCATCGCCGGCGGGGTCTCGTCACCCGACGTGTCACAGCTCGACGGGTTCGCCGTCGCACAGCAGGTGTTCGCGGCCGACATCCCGATCGGCGGCGTGAACGTGAAGGTCACCGTCTTCATCTGGGTGGTCCTCGTCGCGATCGCGTCGTTCATCCTGCTCCGGACCCGCGTGGGCAACTGGATCTTCGCCGTCGGCGGCGACGAGAACGCCGCCCGCGCGGTCGGCGTCCCCGTCACCAAGACCAAGATCGGCCTGTTCATGGGCGTCGGGTTCTGCGCCTGGATCGCCGGGATGCACAACCTGTTCGCCTTCAACGTCGTGCAGTCCGGCGAAGGAGTGGGGAACGAGTTCCTCTACATCATCGCCGCGGTGATCGGCGGATGCCTGCTCACCGGCGGGTACGGATCGGCACTGGGCGGAGCGATCGGTGCGTTCATCTTCGGGATGGCCAACAAGGGCATCGTCTACGCGCAGTGGAACCCGGACTGGTTCAAGTTCTTCCTCGGGCTGATGCTCCTACTGGCCACGATCATCAACCTCATCGTGAAGAAGCGAGCGGAGCAGAAGTGA